In Caloenas nicobarica isolate bCalNic1 chromosome 5, bCalNic1.hap1, whole genome shotgun sequence, a single genomic region encodes these proteins:
- the PRRG4 gene encoding transmembrane gamma-carboxyglutamic acid protein 4, producing MFAVLVLLCQLHGMIFAFPHCAGGAGNLKQPEWKDVFTSEKEANLFIGRHLLNNRFDFEAFTADNLERECLEELCSYEEAREVFEDPDKTMDFWKEYSTKGPKIKIGDEALQKINVTGLLISLVTAGVLLVIVVLIIFYCCKSRCKSRQPPGYLDYVRRQSSSSIFRRHEEFSLNPLPPRTDDSGLPTYEQAVTSDGHHDLPPPPYPGPPKGPRVFRKSMSLPAP from the exons ATGTTTGCGGTTTTGGTGCTGCTGTGTCAACTACATGGGATGATCTTTGCGTTTCCTCACTGCGCAGGGGGAGCAGGTAACCTGAAGCAACCTGAATGGAAAGACG tgTTCACATCAGAAAAGGAGGCCAATTTATTCATTGGACGGCATCTTTTGAATAACAGATTTGATTTTGAAGCATTCACGGCAGATAATCTGGAAAGAGAATGCCTTGAAGAGCTGTGCAGTTATGAAGAAGCCAGAGAAGTTTTTGAAGACCCTGATAAAACA ATGGATTTTTGGAAAGAATATTCAACTAAAggccccaaaataaaaatag GTGATGAGGCACTACAAAAGATTAACGTCACGGGACTTCTCATCAGTCTAGTTACTGCTGGAGTACTGTTAGTTATAGTCGTACTGATTATCTTCTACTGCTGCAAAAGTAGATGCAAATCAAGGCAACCACCAGG GTACTTGGATTACGTAAGAAGACAAAGTTCATCTAGCATCTTCAGAAGGCACGAAGAATTTTCTTTAAACCCGCTTCCTCCGAGAACTGACGATTCAGGACTACCAACTTACGAGCAAGCAGTTACTTCAGATGGACACCATGACCTGCCACCACCCCCTTATCCAGGGCCCCCAAAAGGGCCACGGGTGTTTAGAAAGTCAATGTCACTTCCTGCCCCTTAG